The following are encoded in a window of Manihot esculenta cultivar AM560-2 chromosome 8, M.esculenta_v8, whole genome shotgun sequence genomic DNA:
- the LOC110621789 gene encoding auxin-responsive protein SAUR32: protein MISMAMKNSEESVKSLMMLKLFVRKIQRGLMHSATKGSSLNASKLKKDQIEAAKMVPEDVKQGHFAVLAVKGGEPKRFVVELEHLTNPAFMKLLEDAEEEYGFQQKGVLAVPCQPEELQIILGERKNRRMSTEW from the coding sequence ATGATCTCCATGGCTATGAAAAACAGTGAAGAAAGTGTTAAAAGCTTAATGATGCTTAAGCTTTTCGTTAGAAAGATACAGCGAGGTCTCATGCATTCAGCAACCAAAGGATCAAGCCTGAATGCAAGCAAGTTAAAGAAAGATCAGATAGAAGCTGCAAAAATGGTACCAGAAGATGTGAAACAGGGACATTTTGCAGTACTTGCAGTGAAGGGTGGAGAACCAAAGAGATTTGTTGTGGAGTTAGAACACCTCACTAATCCAGCATTCATGAAGTTGCTAGAGGATGCTGAAGAGGAATATGGATTTCAGCAGAAAGGAGTTCTTGCAGTACCTTGTCAACCTGAAGAGTTGCAGATAATTCTTGGTGAGAGGAAAAACAGAAGAATGAGCACTGAATGGTAG
- the LOC110620025 gene encoding auxin-responsive protein SAUR50 has protein sequence MSAAKKNMVFLRLFIGKLQKGLSSFSSKETEHHHKDVKATLMVPDDVKEGQFAVLAIKGDEIRRFVLELSFLNNPAFVKLLKLAEEEFGFRHKGALAVPCRPEELQKILGAGGRREMIDYCAQEWTTDVY, from the coding sequence ATGTCTGCAGCCAAGAAGAACATGGTGTTCCTCAGGCTTTTCATTGGAAAGCTACAAAAGGGTCTCTCATCCTTCTCCAGTAAAGAAACTGAGCATCACCATAAAGATGTGAAAGCTACATTAATGGTGCCAGATGATGTAAAGGAAGGACAATTCGCTGTTTTGGCCATAAAAGGTGACGAGATTAGAAGGTTTGTTTTAGAATTGAGCTTCCTTAATAACCCTGCTTTTGTAAAGTTGCTGAAGCTGGCtgaggaggaatttggattccGTCATAAGGGTGCTCTTGCTGTTCCTTGCCGGCCTGAGGAGTTGCAGAAAATCCTTGGGGCCGGAGGAAGGAGGGAGATGATTGATTATTGTGCTCAAGAATGGACTACAGATGTTTATtag